One genomic region from Hoeflea algicola encodes:
- a CDS encoding phytoene/squalene synthase family protein: MVNPVSSTAPSSPLPDQTTLEALRAADIDRYLALLLMPPPAQADLAALMLFNAEIAAIRDRIRDPLPGEIRLQWWRDVLSGERAGEAEAHPVASNLMAMIARRSLPLAPLMAMCDARLFDLYDDPMPDRTSYEGYAGETASALLQMSAFLIDAEASADTATASGHAGVAQAVAGHLMMLPLTRARGQVFVPGDLLAATGFDREKFLAGDNETAVSAAVRAFAGFGRDHLRLARAAISDSPASVRAAYLPVALVEPVLARAEKLGSDCLKSPPQPPQWQRQWRLWRAARSGRI, from the coding sequence ATGGTAAACCCCGTTTCCTCTACCGCACCGAGCTCCCCGCTCCCCGACCAGACCACGCTTGAAGCGCTGCGCGCGGCCGATATCGACCGCTATCTGGCGCTATTGTTGATGCCGCCTCCAGCACAGGCCGATCTTGCCGCGCTAATGCTGTTCAACGCCGAGATTGCCGCGATCCGTGACAGGATCCGCGACCCGCTGCCGGGCGAGATCCGGCTGCAATGGTGGCGCGATGTGTTGTCGGGCGAGCGCGCCGGAGAGGCCGAAGCGCACCCGGTTGCCAGTAATCTGATGGCGATGATTGCCCGGCGCAGCCTACCGCTCGCACCGCTGATGGCGATGTGCGACGCGCGCCTGTTCGATCTCTATGATGACCCGATGCCGGACCGAACCAGCTATGAAGGTTATGCTGGGGAAACGGCCTCGGCATTGTTGCAGATGTCTGCATTTCTGATTGACGCCGAGGCATCCGCCGACACTGCCACTGCAAGCGGCCATGCCGGCGTGGCCCAGGCGGTCGCCGGACACCTGATGATGCTGCCGCTAACGCGTGCGCGCGGGCAGGTGTTCGTGCCGGGCGATCTGCTTGCCGCCACGGGATTTGACCGCGAAAAATTTCTGGCTGGCGACAATGAGACTGCGGTTTCAGCTGCGGTGCGGGCTTTTGCCGGCTTTGGCCGGGATCATTTGCGGCTGGCGCGCGCGGCGATATCAGACAGCCCGGCCAGCGTGCGTGCGGCCTATCTTCCGGTGGCTCTGGTGGAACCGGTGCTCGCGCGGGCAGAAAAGCTCGGATCGGACTGCCTCAAATCGCCACCGCAGCCACCGCAATGGCAAAGGCAATGGCGGCTTTGGCGCGCGGCGCGCAGCGGCCGCATCTGA
- the yajC gene encoding preprotein translocase subunit YajC, which translates to MFVTPAYAQSALGGGGSEMLMSILPFLLIFVIMYFLIIRPQRTQAKKREEMLKNVRRGDQIVTGGGMIAKVTKVVDDAELEVEISDGVKVRLVRSLIADVRSKSEPVKE; encoded by the coding sequence ATGTTTGTGACCCCGGCCTATGCCCAATCCGCCCTGGGTGGCGGCGGCAGCGAGATGCTGATGTCGATCCTGCCGTTTCTGCTGATCTTCGTGATCATGTATTTCCTGATCATCCGGCCGCAGCGTACGCAAGCGAAGAAGCGCGAGGAAATGCTCAAGAACGTGCGCCGTGGCGACCAGATCGTTACCGGCGGCGGCATGATCGCCAAGGTCACCAAGGTTGTTGACGATGCCGAACTGGAAGTCGAGATTTCCGATGGCGTCAAGGTCCGGCTGGTCCGCAGCCTGATCGCGGATGTTCGCAGCAAGAGCGAACCCGTCAAGGAATAG
- a CDS encoding amidoligase family protein has product MSAIHWKVGYEVELLAPQGASRKDLALRLAERAGGGTVAPVFVPQAELVHTDSIQVFENLTLGYDAFDASGSLIARCADDMTLQADLDRSAPPKPGWYRIVGDDARILRLIKRHSDPNASLDTVLLPSAALFGVDLQQFDNGMVRLADGHASIAMATHLPGERERPCEIITPPISSDHHERLAALLGPAADMGFTIPAEAALHVHFDAAPLCSTASFARLVLIFDRFGDQLKALLGTNPHCTRLGKWPAELMDLIETPEFASLSWDDARLQLGQLKLTKYVDFNIINMVHATDKKHTFEVRILPVEFDVGNVIRSTALLEGLLHAALDPGIDARKIKTSTLGQLVERLPLEPETKQHWLGKIASQPMPTLSS; this is encoded by the coding sequence ATGTCTGCCATTCACTGGAAAGTTGGCTATGAGGTCGAATTGCTAGCCCCTCAGGGGGCCAGCAGGAAAGATCTGGCCTTGCGCCTGGCCGAACGCGCCGGTGGTGGAACCGTTGCGCCCGTGTTTGTACCGCAGGCGGAACTGGTTCATACCGACAGCATTCAGGTGTTCGAGAACCTGACCCTTGGCTACGACGCCTTTGACGCCTCCGGTTCGTTGATTGCCCGCTGCGCCGACGACATGACGTTGCAGGCTGATCTCGACAGGTCGGCACCGCCCAAACCGGGATGGTATCGCATCGTCGGCGACGATGCCCGTATCCTGCGGTTGATCAAGCGTCATTCTGATCCGAACGCCTCGCTCGATACCGTGTTATTGCCCAGCGCCGCGCTTTTTGGGGTCGATCTTCAGCAGTTCGACAATGGCATGGTTCGTCTCGCCGACGGTCATGCCTCGATCGCTATGGCAACCCACCTGCCCGGCGAACGCGAGCGGCCCTGCGAAATCATCACTCCGCCGATCAGTTCTGACCACCACGAGCGCCTTGCGGCCTTGCTTGGTCCGGCCGCCGATATGGGATTCACAATCCCTGCCGAGGCTGCATTGCACGTCCATTTTGATGCGGCCCCGCTGTGCTCCACCGCCAGTTTCGCGAGGCTCGTGTTGATTTTCGACCGCTTCGGCGACCAGCTGAAAGCCCTGCTTGGAACCAATCCCCACTGCACCCGCCTGGGCAAATGGCCCGCCGAATTGATGGATCTGATCGAAACCCCCGAATTTGCAAGTTTGAGCTGGGATGATGCCCGTCTTCAGCTAGGTCAGCTGAAACTGACAAAATATGTCGATTTCAATATCATCAACATGGTCCATGCCACGGATAAGAAGCACACATTTGAAGTTCGGATCCTGCCCGTCGAATTCGATGTCGGCAACGTTATCAGGTCAACCGCGCTGTTGGAGGGACTGCTGCACGCAGCCCTTGATCCTGGAATCGACGCACGCAAGATCAAGACGAGCACGCTTGGTCAATTAGTCGAGCGATTGCCGCTGGAGCCTGAAACCAAGCAACACTGGCTTGGCAAGATCGCCAGCCAGCCAATGCCAACTCTCAGTTCCTGA
- a CDS encoding DUF1127 domain-containing protein, whose protein sequence is MNLIRSYASWRKYRETCVELNKLSERELNDIGMARGDIPVVARRAV, encoded by the coding sequence ATGAATTTGATCCGCTCCTACGCCAGCTGGCGGAAGTATCGTGAAACCTGCGTCGAGCTGAACAAGCTGTCCGAACGCGAGTTGAACGACATCGGTATGGCCCGCGGCGACATTCCAGTCGTCGCACGCCGCGCCGTATAA
- a CDS encoding DUF1127 domain-containing protein translates to MNIRNAYKNWRDYRNTVNELSRMSERELNDLGISRGDIPFVARRPGN, encoded by the coding sequence ATGAACATTCGTAACGCTTACAAAAACTGGCGCGACTACCGCAACACCGTCAACGAACTGTCGCGTATGTCTGAGCGCGAACTCAACGACCTGGGCATCTCCCGCGGTGACATCCCGTTCGTTGCACGCCGTCCGGGCAACTAA
- a CDS encoding sterol desaturase family protein: MPDLKDFPDVTQLAIPFFVIAMLLELLVIRLFKARGDYETRDTLTSLLMGVGNVVSGLLLGFVAFGVLMWAWEFRITDLGTSWWVIGLCFILDDLRYYWYHRIAHRCRWVWAEHVNHHSSQHYNLSTALRQSWTGTFTGMFILRIPLALMGFHPVLLLFVGGLNLVYQFWIHTEAIGRMWRPIEWIFNTPSHHRVHHATNPRYLDSNYAGTLIIWDRMFGTFVPELDEDMPRYGIVKNIGTYNPVKVAFHEWVDMFGDFVRPGLTLIQRLAYLFAPPGWSHDGSRKGSERLKADYVAQHPEAAGMPGLPGDKRIPSGPVAPAE, encoded by the coding sequence ATGCCTGATCTGAAGGATTTTCCGGATGTGACCCAATTGGCGATCCCGTTTTTCGTGATCGCCATGCTCCTGGAATTGCTGGTCATTCGCCTTTTCAAGGCGCGCGGTGATTACGAGACCCGCGACACGCTGACCTCGCTGTTGATGGGGGTGGGAAATGTGGTTTCCGGCCTGCTGCTCGGCTTCGTTGCGTTCGGGGTGCTGATGTGGGCATGGGAATTCCGAATCACCGATCTGGGGACATCATGGTGGGTGATTGGACTGTGTTTCATTCTCGATGACCTGCGTTACTATTGGTATCACCGCATTGCCCATCGTTGCCGCTGGGTCTGGGCCGAACACGTCAACCACCATTCTTCCCAGCACTACAATCTTTCGACCGCGCTCAGGCAAAGCTGGACCGGTACGTTCACCGGGATGTTCATCCTCAGGATTCCGCTGGCGCTTATGGGTTTCCATCCGGTTCTGCTGTTGTTCGTCGGCGGTTTGAACCTGGTCTATCAATTCTGGATTCACACCGAGGCAATCGGCCGAATGTGGCGACCGATCGAGTGGATCTTCAACACGCCGTCGCACCATCGGGTGCATCACGCCACCAATCCGCGATATCTCGATTCAAACTATGCCGGCACGCTGATCATCTGGGACCGGATGTTTGGCACCTTTGTGCCGGAGCTTGATGAGGACATGCCGCGCTACGGTATCGTCAAGAACATCGGCACATACAATCCGGTGAAGGTTGCATTCCATGAATGGGTCGACATGTTTGGTGACTTTGTACGACCTGGGCTGACGCTGATCCAAAGGCTGGCCTATCTGTTCGCGCCGCCCGGATGGAGTCACGACGGATCACGCAAGGGGTCGGAGAGGCTGAAGGCAGATTATGTGGCGCAGCACCCGGAGGCTGCCGGAATGCCTGGTTTGCCTGGCGACAAACGGATTCCGAGCGGGCCGGTGGCGCCGGCGGAATAG
- the tig gene encoding trigger factor has translation MQVTETLAEGLKRELKVVVPVKDMEAQLNEKLAEAKGKMKINGFRPGKVPISHLKKVYGRSIMAQLVNEMIQEKPASILAERGEKAATQPEISMTEDEKEAEEILTGSADFEFTMAYEVIPAFDLADISGFKIVREVVDVPAEEVEEQVLRVAENSRSYEPKKGKAADGDKVTIDYLGKVDGEPFEGGADQDAELVIGSNRFIPGFEEQLVGLKAGDEKVITVTFPAEYQAAHLAGKEATFDIKVKAIAAPGELEINDELAKTLGLDSADKLREIVRSQIESQYGEVTRQKLKRQILDQLDETHKFDSPSKLVDAEFESIWRQINQELSDNGKTFEDEDTTEEAAREDYRKLAERRVRLGLVLSKIGEEANIQVSDEELQRSLFEQVRKFPGQEKEIYEYFQKTPGAVASLRAPIFEEKTIDHMLTVIDVTDKSVTKEELMADDEAEASDKPAAKKKAPAKKKAAKKDDTAAE, from the coding sequence ATGCAGGTTACCGAAACGCTTGCCGAAGGGCTGAAGCGCGAATTGAAGGTAGTTGTCCCGGTCAAGGACATGGAAGCGCAGCTCAACGAAAAGCTCGCCGAGGCCAAGGGCAAGATGAAGATCAACGGCTTTCGGCCGGGCAAGGTGCCGATCTCGCATCTCAAGAAGGTCTATGGCCGTTCGATCATGGCGCAGTTGGTCAACGAGATGATCCAGGAAAAGCCGGCTTCGATTCTGGCCGAGCGTGGCGAAAAGGCTGCAACGCAGCCGGAAATCTCCATGACCGAGGACGAAAAAGAAGCCGAAGAGATCCTCACTGGATCGGCGGACTTCGAATTCACCATGGCCTATGAAGTCATTCCCGCCTTCGACCTTGCCGACATTTCCGGCTTCAAGATCGTGCGCGAGGTTGTTGATGTTCCGGCCGAGGAAGTCGAGGAGCAGGTGCTTCGGGTTGCCGAAAACAGCCGTAGCTATGAGCCCAAGAAGGGCAAGGCTGCCGATGGCGACAAGGTGACGATCGATTACCTTGGCAAGGTCGACGGCGAACCTTTCGAAGGCGGCGCTGATCAGGACGCGGAACTGGTGATCGGTTCGAACCGATTCATTCCGGGTTTTGAAGAGCAGCTGGTCGGCCTCAAGGCTGGCGACGAGAAGGTGATCACGGTCACGTTCCCGGCCGAATACCAGGCCGCGCACCTTGCGGGCAAGGAAGCCACCTTCGACATCAAGGTCAAGGCAATTGCCGCACCGGGCGAGTTGGAAATCAACGACGAACTGGCCAAGACGCTGGGTCTTGATTCGGCTGACAAGTTGCGCGAGATCGTTCGTTCGCAGATCGAAAGTCAGTATGGCGAAGTTACCCGCCAGAAGCTGAAGCGGCAGATTCTCGATCAGCTCGACGAGACCCACAAGTTCGATTCGCCGTCGAAGCTGGTCGATGCCGAGTTCGAAAGCATCTGGCGTCAGATCAATCAGGAACTGAGTGATAACGGCAAGACCTTCGAAGACGAAGACACCACGGAAGAAGCTGCGCGCGAAGACTACCGCAAGCTCGCCGAACGCCGCGTTCGTCTGGGTCTGGTTCTGTCGAAGATCGGTGAAGAGGCCAACATTCAGGTCAGCGACGAGGAACTGCAGCGCTCGCTGTTCGAGCAGGTCCGGAAGTTCCCCGGCCAGGAAAAGGAAATCTACGAATATTTCCAGAAGACTCCTGGCGCCGTTGCTTCGCTGCGGGCTCCGATCTTTGAAGAAAAGACCATTGATCATATGCTCACCGTCATCGACGTGACGGACAAGAGCGTGACCAAGGAAGAGTTGATGGCTGACGACGAGGCCGAGGCCTCGGACAAGCCTGCGGCCAAGAAGAAGGCTCCGGCCAAGAAGAAAGCTGCCAAGAAAGACGATACAGCTGCCGAATAA
- the trmFO gene encoding methylenetetrahydrofolate--tRNA-(uracil(54)-C(5))-methyltransferase (FADH(2)-oxidizing) TrmFO, translating into MSKTDNSSSPIHVIGGGLAGSEAAWQIARRGLPVILHEMRPVRGTEAHKTDSLAELVCSNSFRSDDAENNAVGVIHAEMRMASSLIMACADANQVPAGGALAVDREGFARVVTEKIEAEPLITIAREEVSGLPPAEWDQAIIATGPLTAPDLAESIRAETGQDALAFFDAIAPIIHTDSIDMSVCWFQSRYDKVGPGGTGSDYINCPMDKDQYDAFIDALIAGDTTGFKEWEGTPYFDGCLPIEIMAERGRETLRHGPMKPMGLTNIHQPDIKAYAVVQLRQDNALGTLYNMVGFQTKLKYGAQADIFRMIPGLQNAEFARLGGLHRNTYLNSPLLLDRTLQLKTRPGLRFAGQITGCEGYVESAAIGLIAGRFAAAERLGESLPPPPLTSAFGALLNHITGGHLVSDDEPGKRSFQPMNVNFGLFPPLDPGAIVRPEGGGRFRGKDKAKAKKQAMARRALTDCAKWLGVDQAKIAAE; encoded by the coding sequence ATGAGCAAGACAGATAACTCCAGTTCCCCCATTCATGTCATTGGCGGTGGCCTCGCCGGCTCCGAAGCCGCCTGGCAGATCGCCCGCCGCGGCCTTCCGGTAATCCTGCACGAGATGCGGCCAGTGCGCGGCACCGAGGCCCACAAGACCGACAGTCTGGCCGAACTGGTCTGTTCCAATTCCTTCCGCTCCGATGACGCGGAAAACAATGCTGTCGGCGTCATTCACGCCGAGATGCGGATGGCTTCCTCGCTGATCATGGCTTGCGCCGATGCCAATCAGGTGCCCGCCGGCGGCGCGCTGGCCGTCGACCGCGAGGGCTTTGCAAGGGTCGTCACCGAGAAGATCGAAGCCGAACCGCTGATCACCATTGCCCGCGAGGAAGTGTCGGGTCTACCACCTGCCGAATGGGACCAGGCAATCATCGCTACCGGACCGCTGACTGCGCCGGACCTGGCCGAATCGATCCGCGCCGAGACCGGCCAGGATGCGCTCGCCTTCTTCGACGCTATCGCGCCGATCATCCACACCGATTCGATCGACATGTCGGTGTGCTGGTTCCAGTCGCGCTACGACAAGGTCGGCCCCGGCGGCACCGGCAGCGATTACATCAACTGCCCGATGGACAAGGATCAATACGATGCCTTCATCGACGCGCTGATCGCCGGCGACACCACCGGCTTCAAGGAATGGGAAGGCACACCATATTTCGATGGCTGCCTGCCGATCGAGATCATGGCAGAGCGCGGTCGCGAAACCCTGCGCCATGGACCGATGAAGCCGATGGGTCTGACAAACATTCATCAGCCCGACATCAAGGCCTATGCGGTGGTGCAATTGCGCCAGGACAACGCGCTGGGCACGCTTTACAACATGGTCGGATTCCAGACCAAGCTGAAATACGGCGCTCAGGCTGATATCTTCCGGATGATTCCCGGCCTGCAGAACGCTGAATTTGCCCGGCTTGGCGGGCTGCACCGCAATACCTATCTCAATTCACCGCTGCTGCTCGATAGGACACTTCAGCTCAAGACCCGTCCGGGATTGCGTTTTGCCGGGCAGATTACCGGTTGCGAGGGCTATGTCGAAAGCGCAGCGATCGGACTCATCGCCGGCCGCTTCGCCGCTGCCGAACGTCTTGGCGAGAGCCTGCCGCCGCCGCCGCTGACATCCGCCTTCGGGGCGCTGCTCAATCACATCACCGGTGGCCATCTGGTGAGCGACGACGAACCCGGCAAACGATCATTCCAGCCGATGAACGTCAATTTCGGCTTGTTTCCGCCGCTCGATCCCGGCGCAATTGTCCGTCCCGAAGGGGGCGGCCGATTCCGTGGCAAGGACAAGGCCAAGGCCAAGAAGCAGGCAATGGCACGTCGCGCACTGACCGATTGCGCTAAATGGCTGGGCGTCGACCAGGCCAAGATCGCCGCCGAATAG
- a CDS encoding Mth938-like domain-containing protein, which yields MARGIEIREAHFPGRAPIDAYGNGGFRFADMSHRGSILCLPSGIHGWQVEPDQPLDMALFAQVLAEAGDIEFLLVGTGMSIRPLPAELKSALRAANISSDPMSTGAAVRTYNVMLAESRAVAAALIAV from the coding sequence ATGGCCCGGGGCATCGAGATACGCGAAGCGCATTTCCCGGGCCGGGCGCCGATCGACGCCTATGGCAATGGCGGTTTTAGGTTTGCCGACATGTCGCATCGCGGCTCCATCCTGTGCCTGCCATCGGGTATCCATGGCTGGCAGGTGGAGCCGGATCAACCGCTTGATATGGCGTTGTTTGCGCAGGTGCTGGCGGAAGCCGGCGACATCGAATTCCTGCTGGTGGGGACCGGAATGTCTATACGGCCGCTGCCCGCGGAGTTGAAATCGGCGTTGCGGGCCGCCAACATATCCTCGGACCCGATGAGTACTGGGGCGGCGGTGCGCACCTATAATGTGATGCTTGCCGAATCGCGCGCAGTGGCGGCTGCGCTGATCGCTGTCTGA
- a CDS encoding GDYXXLXY domain-containing protein, whose protein sequence is MTGLASTLRRPLNPVIAGILCAVFMIGSLAMMIQSRASILRDGTEIILKTEPIDPRDLMRGDYVRLQYDEISRPERALFSGDWPQQDRYAPLWLTLAVGEDGAATVTAISLERPVDAGKGTVLLRSDPVMLSADAGNQISQGQFALKFGIERYYVPEGEGLEIESARNAGRATAAIRVSKRGVAQIARLMIDGETLYQEPLY, encoded by the coding sequence ATGACGGGGTTGGCTTCGACACTGCGCAGACCGCTCAATCCGGTGATTGCCGGCATTTTGTGCGCAGTCTTCATGATCGGTTCGCTGGCGATGATGATCCAGAGCCGGGCATCGATCCTTAGGGACGGGACGGAAATCATCCTCAAGACCGAGCCGATCGACCCGCGCGACCTGATGCGCGGGGATTATGTGCGTCTGCAATATGATGAAATTTCGCGACCGGAGCGGGCACTGTTTTCGGGTGACTGGCCGCAGCAAGATCGCTACGCGCCGCTGTGGCTGACACTGGCGGTTGGCGAGGACGGTGCTGCAACCGTGACAGCCATCAGCCTTGAAAGGCCGGTGGATGCCGGTAAGGGCACGGTTTTGCTCAGAAGCGATCCAGTCATGTTGTCTGCGGATGCCGGCAATCAGATCAGCCAGGGTCAGTTTGCGCTCAAATTCGGAATCGAGCGCTACTACGTGCCGGAGGGAGAGGGGCTTGAGATCGAGAGTGCGCGCAATGCCGGACGGGCCACTGCCGCAATCCGGGTTTCCAAGCGTGGCGTAGCGCAGATTGCCCGACTGATGATCGATGGCGAGACACTGTATCAGGAGCCATTATATTGA
- a CDS encoding DUF2157 domain-containing protein, whose product MTVLRRYLAREIEQWTTAGLLPPGQGAVLLADHDRRHTGFSLAAVLAVLAAILLGAAVIALVAANWELIARPMRVLMLAVLIGAGLVTAVMALRKRARWVCEAALVFSLLCFGAGIALVGQMYHLSGDDVAFMLLWTLGAIAMSLSFSSPMAAVGAGLLAFGYLSAISGAMDFGAGGVNDLTAHLSVLAIGLVIAVSAWRAGSVVAGHLVALLLICWMIWLTIDKSDVNPGYVLAAIGLAAFAVGSRLPPALAGFAARHGAVSAYGAVLLLCGVGLVQIEHDGEWIVVQLALAALILSASIVVLAIAGGHNRLIRRFAYFVFAAEVLYVVSETLGTLLGSSGFLFLGGLVLAAIAVAVMKIEKRFQTGKDQS is encoded by the coding sequence ATGACCGTGTTGCGCAGATATCTGGCTCGGGAGATCGAGCAATGGACGACAGCGGGTTTGTTGCCCCCTGGCCAGGGAGCGGTGCTGCTGGCTGATCATGACCGGCGTCACACCGGCTTCAGCCTTGCAGCCGTTCTGGCGGTATTGGCCGCGATTTTGCTGGGCGCGGCTGTCATTGCGCTGGTGGCCGCAAACTGGGAACTAATCGCGCGACCGATGCGGGTGTTGATGCTGGCCGTGCTGATCGGAGCCGGGCTGGTGACGGCGGTGATGGCGTTACGCAAACGCGCCAGATGGGTGTGCGAAGCGGCTCTGGTGTTTTCGCTTTTGTGTTTTGGCGCGGGTATCGCGCTTGTCGGGCAAATGTATCATCTCAGCGGTGATGATGTCGCGTTCATGCTGCTGTGGACACTGGGCGCGATCGCCATGTCGCTGAGCTTCTCCTCGCCAATGGCAGCGGTCGGCGCCGGGTTGCTGGCGTTTGGGTATCTTTCCGCCATATCCGGTGCGATGGATTTCGGAGCGGGAGGCGTCAACGATTTGACTGCTCATCTGTCAGTATTGGCGATTGGCCTCGTAATCGCGGTTTCGGCCTGGCGGGCGGGTTCAGTGGTGGCAGGGCATCTGGTGGCTTTGTTGCTGATCTGCTGGATGATCTGGCTCACCATAGACAAATCCGATGTGAACCCCGGCTATGTGCTGGCAGCAATCGGTCTCGCTGCCTTTGCCGTCGGTTCGCGTCTGCCGCCGGCGCTGGCCGGGTTTGCCGCTCGGCATGGCGCAGTATCGGCCTATGGAGCGGTGTTGTTGCTGTGCGGGGTCGGGCTGGTGCAGATCGAGCATGATGGCGAGTGGATTGTGGTGCAGCTTGCGCTGGCGGCGCTGATCCTGAGTGCAAGTATCGTCGTGCTCGCCATTGCTGGCGGGCATAACCGGCTGATCCGGCGCTTTGCCTATTTCGTCTTTGCCGCCGAGGTCCTCTATGTAGTCAGCGAAACGCTGGGAACGCTGCTTGGCAGTTCCGGTTTCCTGTTTCTGGGCGGGTTGGTGCTGGCTGCCATTGCCGTGGCGGTGATGAAGATCGAAAAACGGTTTCAAACAGGGAAGGACCAGTCATGA
- a CDS encoding DUF1127 domain-containing protein has protein sequence MNILSKARSWMKTRQTAHQLSNLSNETLADIGLTRFDIDNVARGLRR, from the coding sequence ATGAACATTCTTTCCAAAGCCCGCAGCTGGATGAAAACCCGCCAGACCGCCCACCAGCTTTCCAACCTGTCCAACGAAACCCTGGCCGATATCGGCCTCACACGTTTCGACATCGACAATGTGGCACGCGGCCTGCGCCGTTAA